CGGCGGTTCCTGGGGGGCGTGCGGTTCGGGCTCGGCGGTCTATCTCGCCTGCGAAGAGCTGCGCCGCCAGCTCGCCAAGAAGCTTGGAGTCGCGCCCGAAGCGATCAGCCTCAGGGACGGCGTCGCCAGTGGCGGGGGCCGGTCGGCGCCGCTCGCCGAACTGGTCGGCGACGGCATCGAGGCGATCGGCACGATCAGCCCGGGCAAACAGAAGGATGCAGTGACACAGGCCTCGTTCGGCGTCCATTTCGCCGAAGTCGGAGTCAACGCCGTCACGGGCGAGGTGCGCGTGCGGCGCATGCTCGGCGTGTTCGCGGCCGGCCGCATCCTCAACGAGAAGACGGCGCGATCGCAATGCCTCGGGGGCATGACCTTCGGCATCGGTGCCGCCTTGACCGAGGAGCTGGTGCACGACAGCCGCAACGGCAAGCTCGTCAACCGCGACCTTGCCGAATATCACGTGCCGGTGAATGCCGACGTCCCGCAGCTCGAAGTCTTCTTCGTCCCGGAGCGCGATCAGCATTCCAACCCGCTTCATGCCAAAGGCCTTGGCGAACTCGGCATTTCCGGCGCCGGCGCCGCAATCGCCAACGCGGTCTACAATGCCTGCGGCGTGCGGGTGCGCGATTATCCGCTGACCCTCGACAAGATCCTGCCGGAGCTACCGGAAATCTGATGCGCCGATGTTAGCGCCTGTCCCGCACGGCCAGCGCCCGTTCGAAGACCTGCTCGAACATGTCGGCAGTGAGGCGACCGGTATTCTGGTTGTAGCGGGAACAATGGTAGCTATCGATCAGCAGCCGACCATCGGGAAGCGCATGTTCGGCGAGATGGCCGAACTTGTGGTCGGCAAGACGGCCGCCCGCGGTTCGAACCGCCGACTGGTGGGCGATCTGGCCGAGCGCGATCAGGATGCGGGCATTGCGCAGCCGGTCGAGCGCCAGGCTGTAATAGGATCGGCAGGTCGCGATCTCCTCCGGCGTCGGCTTGTTCTGCGGCGGCAGGCAGCGCACGGCGTTGACGATCGCCACCCCTTTCAGCCGCAGGCTGTCGTCCGGCCGCTGTTCGTAGACCCCCTCCGCCAGCCCGAATTTAAGCAGGGTCTCGTAGAGCAGGATGCCCGCGAAATCGCCGGTGAACGGCCGTCCGGTGCGGTTGGCACCGTGCATGCCGGGCGCGAGTCCGACGACGGCGATCCATGCGTCGGGATCGCCGAAGGCGTGCACCGGCGCATTCCACCAGTCCGGATGCTCGGCGCGGAGGCCGTTGCGGAACGCGACCAGGCGCGGACACAACGGACAATCGTGCGGCGGCTCGACGTCGGCGACGGGGCTTCGCGGGAGGGCGGCGGGGCTAGGCGGGATCATCGCGCTCGTCTACGCGGCGCCTCATGGCGAAGACAAGTTACCTGGTGGCGCTGGGCTCGAACCGGCGGCATGGGCGATATGGCGCACCGGCCGAGACGCTGAAGGCGGCCGTTCGCGCGCTCGCCGCGGAGGGGCTCGACGTCGACGGTCTGTCGCGGATCCGCTCCACCCCGGCGCTCGGCCCGGCCGGCCGCGGCTTCGCCAATGCCGCCGCGCGCGTTACAACCGATCTGGCACCGCCCGAATTGCTGCGGCGGCTCAAGAGCGTCGAACGCGCCTTCGGCCGCCGGGCCGGACGGCGCTGGGGGCCGCGGGTGCTCGATCTCGACATCATCCTCTGGTCCGAAGGCTGGTGGGCCGACGGTGCAGTGATCATTCCCCATCCCGAATTCCGTAAGCGCAGCTTCGTGCTCGCGCCGCTCGCCGCGGTCGCGCCAGCTTGGCGAGATCCGCTGACCGGCGCGACGGTCCGGCAGCTGTTTCACCGCCTCCGCCGCGCCTCCCCCGTTGACCGCGGCTGCCGCCCCTCCTAGGGGGGACGCCCGCGGGCCCGTAGCTCAATCGGTAGAGCAAGCGACTTTTAATCGAGAGGTTCCGGGTTCGAGTCCCGGCGGGCCCACCAGACCTCGTTCTAGACCGTCTCACCCCGGTCCCTCGGAGGTTCACAGGCCAACCGGGCTTCCAATGTTCCGACCTGGCGGTGCGGCGGCGATCATTCTATCCGGTTCGCTGCGCAAGCAGTCGCAAGCCAATCGCGAAAGGCGAGGACTGATCGCCTCGCTTCCCGTTCTTCGATCAGCAACCAATAGGCTTCGGGTCCGCTGAGGATGACGTCGAAGGGCTGAACGAGCTGGCCTGCGAGAATGCTGCTCTGAAACAATCGCGGCGAAAGCAGGGCAACACCCCCGCCTTCGATCGCTGCCGTGCCGGCCAGGTCCTGGGTCGGGTACCGTACTCCGGTCCCCTGACGATGGCCCGAAAACGGCACTCCAGCAGCTTCGAACCATGAAGGCCAGTCGTCGCTCTCGATCAATTGGCACTCGAGCAGATCCCTGGGAGCCTCAATCTGTTGGTCCCGATAGCTTCGTGGATTGTACAGGGGCGTTCGATCGAGCGGAAAAAGCTTCGTCGCCGAATAGCCTTGCCAATCTCCGAACCCGCTGCGGATCGCGATATCGAAACTGCCGGGCGCGCGCAGGTCGATCGCGGGATCGATCGCGACCGCAAGGCCGTGCGGTTCGGTGAAGCTCGTCAGGCGAGGCGCGAGCCAGCGCGATGCAAAGGTCGGCGTGGCGCTGACCCTGAGGATCCTCGGGTCGGCGCATTCCGCCACCGCGGCCGCGAGTAGCGCCATCGCTTCGCGGACCCTTCCCGCAAGCCGTTGCCCCGCATCGGTCAAGGCGACGCGCGGCCCGCTCCGATGGAACAGCGCGGTACCGAGTTCAGCGTGGAGGTTCCGCATCCGCTGGCTCACCGCGGCGGGACTCAAACCGAGTTCAGCGGCCGCACGCGTGTAGCTTCCATGTCGTGCGCAAGCCTCGAACACGCGCAGCGTCTCCAGCGGTGGGGATCGAAAGCTCATCCCAGCCATCTTAAGCGCAGATTGAAATCACAGCCACTATCATCGTTATGGCCGTGCTCCCCGCAGCTCTAAACAAAGTGCGATGAGAGTGCTCACCGCTGCCCTGACTCGCCGCACCTTTCTTGTGGCCGTTCCCGCGCTGAGTGCCGTCGTGGCGAAAGCGCCGCAACAAAGAGTGCATCTCATCATGGCGCCGAGCAATCTCGGCCTGCGCCCGCTCGTGGCCAATCAACAACCTGGAGCCTGGCGAGCACCGAAGGCGCTGAAGGCTGCCGGGTTAGCCGACGCTATCGGGGCGAGCCGGACCATCCAGATGGATCGTCCTTCCTATCGCTTTGACGAGGAGGCCGGCACCCGGATCCGCAATGGCCACGCCATTCGCGCCTTCAGTGAACTGCTCGGTGCGCAGGTCGCAGGCGTGTTGCGGAGCGGCGCGTTCCCCCTGGTAGTCGGCGGCGATTGCAGCATCATGCTTGGCGGCCTGCTGGGCGGGCGATCGATCGGGAAGATCGGTCTCCTTCATGTCGATGGACACAGCGACTTCTATCATCCCGGCAATTACGACAGCGAGGGACGGCTAGGCAGCGCGGCCGGCATGGATCTCGCCCTGGCAACCGGACGAGGAGAGCCATTGCTCGCCCCTTGGAATGGCGAGGCGCTTGTCGAAGATCGGTTTGTCATCCAGATCGGCGAGCGGGAGAAGCTCAGGCCCGATGCCGATTATGGCGATATCCTTCGAACGCAGGTTCGGCGATTCCCGGTCAGGGGCGTCCTGAAGCGCGGCATAGCCGAGACCGTTCGCGGCGCCCTTTCGCCGGTAGATGGCGAGCGCCGGCCGATGTGGCTGCACATCGATCTCGACGTGCTCGACCAACGCGTGATGCCGGCGGTTGACTCGCCGGGCTCTCCCGGCTTGACCTTCTCACAGTTGGCAGATCTTATCTCCGGACTGGTCGGGGAGCGACGCGTGATTGGCGCCGATATCGCCATCTTCGATCCAGAGCTTGATCCGCGCGGCACCTATGCGCGCGACATCGTGGCGTGCATGGCCCGTGGCTTCGCCGGCCTGAAAGCTGCAATATGAGGGGCCTGCCGGCTGCGGCGCTTACCGGGATATTCTCGGCAGCTGCGGCATACGCACTGGCCGGCAGCAAAGCCGCCCCCGTGATCTGGACTCCGCCCCAGCTGTCGACTGCCGCTTATGAAGCCACTCCGACATTCTCGACCGACGGACGGGAACTCGTCTACCTGTCTGCGGACGAGAACTTCACGAAGTGGCGCCTGCTGATGTCGCGCTGTGAACATCGGCGCTGGACGCCGCCTGCTCCGCCTCCCTTTGCCGCGCCCGCACCGGCAATCGAGGCAGATCCCGGCTACACTCCAGATGGCAAGGGGCTCTATTTCGTTTCGGCCCGGCATGATCCTGAGAACGAGGATTTCGACATCTGGTACGTTGCACGATCGTCCGAGGGGCTTTGGGGCGAGCCTGAACGCCTGCCGGCGCCGGTCAATTCTCCAAACGCCGAGCTTCTGCCGCGCGCCGACCTGTCCGGTCGTCTTTACTTCGGCTCGAGCCGACCCGGCGGACATGGTCAAAGCGACATCTATGTCGCCGAACGGAGTCCCGGCGGCCGCTGGGGCGTCCGCAACCTGGGTGCGCCCGTCAATACCCCCGGGAATGAATATGAAGCGGAGATATCTCGCAACGGTCGCACCTTGATCCTGGTCGCCGATCGCGGTGATCGATCGCACCTGTACCGGTTCAAAGCAACGAAGAGCGGGTGGAGGGAAGTCGGGCGGGTCCCGGCCGATCCGCACGTTTTCCAGGTTGGGCCGCTGCTTTCGCCGGATTCAGGCGCGCTCCTCTTTGCCCAGGCCACTCGGGATCGGTCGGGCGAGATCTTCCGCCACAGTCTCGACCCGAAGGGCTCGCGATCTTGGCCATCGCCCTGCGCCGAGGGGCCTTATGACCG
The nucleotide sequence above comes from Sphingosinicella sp. BN140058. Encoded proteins:
- a CDS encoding LysR family transcriptional regulator, translated to MSFRSPPLETLRVFEACARHGSYTRAAAELGLSPAAVSQRMRNLHAELGTALFHRSGPRVALTDAGQRLAGRVREAMALLAAAVAECADPRILRVSATPTFASRWLAPRLTSFTEPHGLAVAIDPAIDLRAPGSFDIAIRSGFGDWQGYSATKLFPLDRTPLYNPRSYRDQQIEAPRDLLECQLIESDDWPSWFEAAGVPFSGHRQGTGVRYPTQDLAGTAAIEGGGVALLSPRLFQSSILAGQLVQPFDVILSGPEAYWLLIEEREARRSVLAFRDWLATACAANRIE
- a CDS encoding uracil-DNA glycosylase, whose product is MIPPSPAALPRSPVADVEPPHDCPLCPRLVAFRNGLRAEHPDWWNAPVHAFGDPDAWIAVVGLAPGMHGANRTGRPFTGDFAGILLYETLLKFGLAEGVYEQRPDDSLRLKGVAIVNAVRCLPPQNKPTPEEIATCRSYYSLALDRLRNARILIALGQIAHQSAVRTAGGRLADHKFGHLAEHALPDGRLLIDSYHCSRYNQNTGRLTADMFEQVFERALAVRDRR
- a CDS encoding PD40 domain-containing protein gives rise to the protein MRGLPAAALTGIFSAAAAYALAGSKAAPVIWTPPQLSTAAYEATPTFSTDGRELVYLSADENFTKWRLLMSRCEHRRWTPPAPPPFAAPAPAIEADPGYTPDGKGLYFVSARHDPENEDFDIWYVARSSEGLWGEPERLPAPVNSPNAELLPRADLSGRLYFGSSRPGGHGQSDIYVAERSPGGRWGVRNLGAPVNTPGNEYEAEISRNGRTLILVADRGDRSHLYRFKATKSGWREVGRVPADPHVFQVGPLLSPDSGALLFAQATRDRSGEIFRHSLDPKGSRSWPSPCAEGPYDR
- the folK gene encoding 2-amino-4-hydroxy-6-hydroxymethyldihydropteridine diphosphokinase — encoded protein: MAKTSYLVALGSNRRHGRYGAPAETLKAAVRALAAEGLDVDGLSRIRSTPALGPAGRGFANAAARVTTDLAPPELLRRLKSVERAFGRRAGRRWGPRVLDLDIILWSEGWWADGAVIIPHPEFRKRSFVLAPLAAVAPAWRDPLTGATVRQLFHRLRRASPVDRGCRPS
- a CDS encoding arginase family protein, whose amino-acid sequence is MAVPALSAVVAKAPQQRVHLIMAPSNLGLRPLVANQQPGAWRAPKALKAAGLADAIGASRTIQMDRPSYRFDEEAGTRIRNGHAIRAFSELLGAQVAGVLRSGAFPLVVGGDCSIMLGGLLGGRSIGKIGLLHVDGHSDFYHPGNYDSEGRLGSAAGMDLALATGRGEPLLAPWNGEALVEDRFVIQIGEREKLRPDADYGDILRTQVRRFPVRGVLKRGIAETVRGALSPVDGERRPMWLHIDLDVLDQRVMPAVDSPGSPGLTFSQLADLISGLVGERRVIGADIAIFDPELDPRGTYARDIVACMARGFAGLKAAI